In the Osmerus eperlanus chromosome 27, fOsmEpe2.1, whole genome shotgun sequence genome, one interval contains:
- the LOC134013578 gene encoding putative nuclease HARBI1, which yields MTAAETSVTTHPEVQLLAALGFYAVGSFLEVVGDGTGLSKSSVSRSVAAMTPILLRNARTHIRMPTTQDEVRQVHSGFHAMAGIPRVIGVVDGTLIPILPWWICAGLGGNITLPSTPRWQWTTMASSRTSLPGGTHNSFVWANSAVGQKAGRGEFGRSIFLGDSGYPLRSYLVTPMINPATPQEERFNEAHTHTRTHIERVFGRWKCRYRCIHRSSGGLRLSPVKCCRGIVVTAMLHNIAVCVGADEPPPVDEDGESSEDEAPNLAPRESRAALHQAGVQTREELFNFF from the coding sequence TGTCACCACACATCCGGAGGTGCAGCTCCTGGCCGCGCTGGGTTTTTACGCAGTGGGGAGCTtcctggaggtggtgggggacggcACCGGCCTCAGCAAATCATCGGTTTCACGGAGTGTGGCAGCCATGACACCGATCCTCCTGCGCAATGCCCGGACACACATCCGAATGCCCACCACACAGGACGAGGTCCGCCAGGTCCACAgtggatttcatgccatggctGGGATCCCCCGGGTAATTGGTGTCGTGGATGGCACACTGATCCCAATCCTTCCCTGGTGGATCTGtgctggattgggaggaaacattacGCTGCCATCAACACCCAGGTGGCAGTGGACCACGATGGCCTCATCACGGACATCGTTGCCAGGTGGCACACACAACAGCTTTGTGTGGGCCAACTCAGCTGTGGGGCAGAAGGCTGGCAGAGGAGAGTTCGGCAGGAGCATCTTCCTCGGGGACAGTGGCTACCCTCTCCGGAGTTACCTCGTGACACCGATGATCAACCCAGCAAcaccacaggaggagaggttcaatgaggcccacacacacaccaggacccaCATTGAACGGGTGTTTGGCAGGTGGAAGTGTCGTTACCGGTGTATCCATCGTTCGTCGGGGGGGCTGCGCTTGTCACCTGTGAAATGTTGCCGCGGGATTGTTGTCACAGCCATGCTGCACAACATAGCAGTGTGCGTTGGAGCAGATGAGCCGCCTCCTGTGGATGAAGATGGGGAATCATCGGAAGACGAAGCCCCCAACCTCGCCCCCCGCGAATCCCGAGCAGCACTCCACCAAGCTGGTGTCCAGACCAGAGAGGAGCTTTTCAATTTCTTTTGA